In Iodobacter fluviatilis, one DNA window encodes the following:
- the fdhD gene encoding formate dehydrogenase accessory sulfurtransferase FdhD: MSEGIQTVTAHFYVDDGLQLLEQQVAEEVPLLLVYNGVAYLVMLCSPLHLEQLAIGFSLSEGIVEAYYQILALEIRPSHDGYEAHLQIPNEFAAKLRSRRRNLQSRTACGLCGSEQLAEVMRAPPAFDSDFQIEPQAILAGMQALSQLQTINQQTGGVHAAGWWAAGQLTVFEDLGRHNALDKLIGHLASQRQRPDGLLLMSSRLSYDLVQKAARAQMPIIAAISAPSHLAIEQARQANITLLGFVRGQRFTVYTHPERVLT; encoded by the coding sequence ATGAGCGAGGGTATTCAAACCGTAACAGCACATTTTTATGTTGATGATGGCTTACAATTGCTGGAGCAGCAGGTGGCAGAAGAAGTACCGCTGCTCTTGGTCTACAACGGCGTAGCCTATCTGGTGATGCTGTGCAGCCCACTGCATTTGGAGCAACTAGCGATTGGCTTTAGCCTGAGCGAAGGCATTGTTGAGGCTTATTATCAAATACTGGCCTTAGAAATCAGACCCAGCCACGATGGCTATGAGGCGCATTTACAAATCCCCAATGAATTTGCCGCCAAGCTGCGCAGCCGTCGTCGTAATCTGCAAAGCCGCACCGCATGCGGTCTGTGTGGCAGCGAGCAGCTGGCCGAGGTGATGCGTGCGCCACCCGCGTTTGATTCTGATTTTCAAATTGAACCGCAGGCTATTCTGGCCGGAATGCAGGCCTTAAGTCAGCTGCAAACCATAAACCAGCAAACGGGGGGCGTGCATGCCGCAGGCTGGTGGGCAGCAGGGCAGTTAACGGTATTTGAAGACTTAGGCCGCCATAATGCGCTCGATAAGCTGATTGGCCATTTAGCCAGCCAGCGGCAAAGGCCGGATGGCCTGCTCCTGATGTCTTCACGACTGTCTTACGATTTGGTCCAAAAAGCTGCCCGCGCCCAAATGCCCATCATCGCAGCGATATCCGCCCCAAGCCATCTGGCGATAGAGCAAGCAAGGCAGGCCAATATCACCCTGCTCGGCTTTGTGCGCGGGCAGCGTTTTACTGTTTATACCCATCCGGAGAGGGTGTTGACTTGA
- the chrA gene encoding chromate efflux transporter has protein sequence MPQLETPQVAPQAVSFWQAFLFWLKLGLISFGGPAGQISIMHQELVERRRWISERRFLHALNYCMLLPGPEAQQLATYIGWLMHKTRGGIAAGVLFVLPSLFILIALSWVYIAFGNQPLVAGLFYGIKPAVTAIVLQAAHRIGSRALKNNTLWAIAAASFLAIFVLKLPFPMIVAVAALVGYVGGRIAPEQFSAGGGHGKSDLSFGPALIDDDTPTPEHARFRWAGLIKIAIVGLLLWLIPMGLLLASYGWEHTFTQMAWFFSKAALLTFGGAYAVLPYVYQGAVDHYGWLMPVQMIDGLALGETTPGPLIMVVAFVGFVGGYSKGLFGPDSLFWAGAAAATLVTWFTFLPSFILILAGGPMVEATHNDLKFTAPLTAITAAVVGVILNLALFFGYHVLWPTGFAGVFDWRSALIALAAAVALFRYKRSVIHVIGVCALLGLALKMGSFILI, from the coding sequence TCCCCAAGTCGCACCGCAAGCAGTGAGCTTTTGGCAGGCTTTTTTATTTTGGCTGAAATTAGGTTTGATTAGCTTTGGCGGGCCTGCCGGGCAGATTTCTATCATGCACCAGGAGCTGGTAGAGCGGCGGCGCTGGATTTCTGAGCGGCGATTTTTGCATGCGCTGAACTACTGCATGCTGCTGCCTGGGCCTGAGGCGCAGCAGTTGGCGACTTATATTGGCTGGCTGATGCACAAAACCCGTGGCGGCATCGCTGCGGGTGTGCTGTTTGTTTTGCCATCATTATTTATTCTGATTGCGCTTTCCTGGGTCTATATCGCTTTTGGCAATCAGCCCTTGGTGGCGGGATTGTTTTATGGGATTAAGCCTGCGGTTACGGCGATTGTGCTGCAAGCCGCGCATCGCATCGGTTCTAGGGCGCTGAAAAACAATACGCTGTGGGCGATTGCCGCTGCGTCTTTTCTTGCCATCTTTGTTTTAAAACTGCCTTTTCCTATGATTGTTGCGGTAGCGGCTTTAGTTGGCTATGTTGGTGGGCGCATTGCTCCAGAGCAATTTAGTGCGGGCGGTGGCCATGGTAAGAGCGACCTTTCTTTTGGCCCTGCGCTGATTGATGACGATACGCCAACACCAGAACATGCGCGTTTTCGCTGGGCAGGCTTAATTAAAATTGCCATCGTGGGCCTGCTGCTTTGGCTGATTCCTATGGGGTTGTTACTGGCAAGCTACGGCTGGGAGCATACCTTTACGCAAATGGCCTGGTTTTTTAGCAAGGCTGCTTTGCTGACGTTTGGTGGTGCGTATGCCGTGCTGCCCTATGTCTATCAGGGCGCGGTGGATCATTATGGCTGGCTGATGCCAGTGCAAATGATCGATGGTTTGGCGCTCGGTGAAACGACCCCTGGCCCCTTGATTATGGTGGTTGCTTTTGTGGGGTTTGTTGGCGGCTACAGCAAGGGATTATTCGGGCCGGACAGCTTGTTTTGGGCAGGCGCTGCTGCCGCCACCTTGGTGACTTGGTTTACCTTTTTGCCTTCGTTTATTTTGATTCTGGCCGGTGGGCCGATGGTGGAAGCTACGCATAACGATCTGAAATTCACCGCGCCGCTCACTGCCATTACGGCTGCGGTTGTTGGGGTGATATTAAATCTGGCGCTGTTTTTTGGCTATCACGTGCTGTGGCCTACGGGCTTTGCTGGCGTGTTTGACTGGCGATCAGCGCTGATCGCACTGGCTGCTGCGGTGGCTTTGTTCCGATATAAAAGATCGGTGATTCATGTGATTGGGGTGTGTGCTTTGCTGGGGCTGGCTTTGAAAATGGGATCGTTTATCTTGATATAA
- a CDS encoding PepSY domain-containing protein, whose product MSLAATFFRWHRWIGYLVAFQVLAWILGGLLFAWLPFQDWIKCGEVMEKPRQPLPANWATQIGPMPTNKGALLGVQSIATATGPALKLRFEKEELLFSTAGGAVLAANASNISQFARSIYKGEGKLAEVIKIKEAPRRLGMVHEFSARQNIWVAQFDDALQSRFYFDGQSGELLAARNEAWVIYDFFWRLHVMDYSEGEDFNNSLLRGTSIVAMGLTITGFALSFFAIRRSWRRRTKLVKPTS is encoded by the coding sequence ATGAGTTTGGCAGCAACCTTCTTTCGCTGGCATCGCTGGATAGGCTATCTGGTGGCATTTCAAGTTTTAGCATGGATACTAGGCGGGCTACTCTTTGCTTGGCTGCCTTTTCAAGATTGGATTAAATGCGGCGAAGTCATGGAAAAACCACGCCAGCCGCTCCCCGCAAATTGGGCTACCCAGATCGGCCCCATGCCAACAAATAAAGGCGCTTTGCTCGGTGTGCAAAGCATTGCCACAGCTACTGGCCCTGCACTCAAACTACGTTTTGAAAAAGAAGAGCTGCTCTTCAGTACGGCAGGAGGCGCAGTTCTAGCCGCCAATGCCAGCAATATCAGCCAGTTTGCTCGCAGTATCTATAAGGGTGAAGGTAAATTAGCTGAAGTCATCAAAATCAAAGAAGCCCCCCGCCGCCTAGGCATGGTGCATGAGTTTTCTGCCCGCCAAAATATATGGGTGGCGCAATTTGATGATGCCCTGCAAAGCCGCTTTTACTTTGACGGCCAGAGCGGCGAGCTATTAGCTGCTCGCAACGAAGCGTGGGTGATTTACGACTTTTTCTGGCGTTTACATGTGATGGATTACAGCGAGGGCGAGGATTTTAACAACAGCCTACTGCGCGGCACCTCTATCGTAGCCATGGGGCTGACTATCACCGGCTTTGCACTGAGCTTTTTTGCGATCAGGCGTAGCTGGCGAAGGAGGACTAAGCTAGTAAAACCCACATCTTGA
- a CDS encoding choice-of-anchor A family protein, whose translation MRLTRIALLLNFAIAGYTHALVLDLGVANEYNGFFFADVNTAAYVEGRLAVGGNLNAGFDVGYRNAHDSSAPSLVVAGNVLLSTAWGKAGIISNGPVKNIDTNTSIGLSPAIWVSKGPNRPNGLQMGDLVYGGKLNAASWQYATAIPSATVINFAAAKIQLSALSKKLAQLPAIGQWRAEAEGLVLSGNGQSDLQVFNLGDTAITNVYLKNIKPDAHIIINSTLSKADFSGHYGGEHADSADTMAKHRDRIIWNLSHARQINISRFVNGSVLAVNADVIGSGHIEGTLIANSLSNGNLEIGYEPFKSITMPSLISKPEFCALISFGLASVIMGLRRKKKSKYLAELTDRAQVNTLSGWV comes from the coding sequence TTTTCTTTGCAGATGTCAATACGGCAGCTTACGTCGAAGGGCGTCTGGCAGTAGGCGGCAATTTAAATGCAGGGTTTGATGTGGGCTATCGCAATGCCCATGATTCCTCTGCTCCCTCTCTTGTGGTGGCAGGCAATGTATTGCTAAGTACTGCATGGGGCAAAGCAGGCATTATCTCGAATGGGCCGGTAAAAAACATAGATACCAACACAAGCATCGGTCTTAGCCCTGCCATTTGGGTATCTAAGGGGCCTAATCGTCCCAACGGATTACAAATGGGTGATTTGGTCTATGGTGGCAAACTGAATGCCGCCAGCTGGCAATATGCTACAGCGATCCCCAGTGCTACTGTGATTAATTTTGCAGCTGCAAAAATTCAACTTTCTGCTCTGTCAAAAAAATTAGCTCAACTGCCAGCGATAGGACAATGGCGTGCAGAAGCTGAAGGTTTGGTGCTCAGCGGAAATGGCCAATCCGATTTACAAGTTTTTAATCTTGGCGATACTGCAATCACGAATGTTTACCTTAAAAATATCAAACCAGACGCACACATCATCATCAACAGCACACTGAGCAAAGCAGATTTTTCTGGCCATTATGGAGGGGAGCACGCAGATTCTGCCGACACAATGGCAAAGCACCGCGATCGCATTATCTGGAATCTCAGCCATGCGCGGCAGATAAATATCAGTCGCTTTGTAAACGGCAGCGTACTGGCCGTAAATGCCGATGTGATTGGCTCCGGCCATATTGAGGGCACACTGATTGCTAATTCCTTAAGCAATGGCAATTTAGAAATAGGCTATGAGCCATTTAAATCCATAACCATGCCCTCCCTGATATCAAAGCCAGAATTCTGTGCATTGATAAGCTTCGGGCTGGCAAGCGTCATCATGGGGCTTCGCCGTAAAAAAAAGAGCAAATACCTAGCTGAATTAACTGACAGAGCTCAAGTCAACACCCTCTCCGGATGGGTATAA
- a CDS encoding FdhF/YdeP family oxidoreductase: MPQKIPAPAGGWGALKATLATIEPSHAGKSVIALANANQPDGFDCPGCAWPDKPNTRVQFCENGAKAIGHEITSKRVEVDFFAEHTVSDLQRWDDYSLEQQGRLTAPMRFDAASDRYLPISWNDAFQLIARHLKEIKPDEAHFYTSGRTGNETAFLYQLFVRLYGTNNMPDCSNMCHEPSGFALNASIGVGKGTVTLEDFDLAEAIFIFGQNPGTNHPRMLGTLHEAAERGCKIVVINPLKERGLVSFQDPQNPLQMLRNSASPIASLYVQPQLGGDLAIAKALLKSVLEAGAADQAFITEHTEGYEALVADIAATSWEDLVSHSGLTLAELKQLGDVYIQSKATIITWGMGITQHQHAVATIQMLCNVLLVKGNIGKPGAGVCPVRGHSNVQGDRTMGINERPSAAFLQQLGKACGFTPPSQQGRNVVESIAAMESGAGKVFIAMGGNFAAATPDTERTHAALRKQNLTVHITTTLNRSHLVPGLDALILPCLGRTEIDLQNEQPQSITVEDSMSMVHLTHGIKTPASPHLLSEPEIVARMAAATLSNSPIDFMALIQDYDLIRDLIAAAIPGFADFNQRVRVPGGFYLGNTARERHWVVGKARFKVHALQASVRDQLQGLTTHSLLLLSTIRSHDQYNTTVYRRNDRYRGIQNERKVLFINAEDMAELGLQADQYVNIVSVWFDRERQVNDFRLQPFDTPRGCLAAYFPETNPLVPLDYYAVGAMTPASKALVVYLQA, encoded by the coding sequence ATGCCACAAAAAATTCCAGCGCCAGCGGGTGGTTGGGGGGCGCTTAAAGCGACGCTTGCCACCATCGAGCCAAGTCATGCGGGCAAGTCCGTGATTGCCTTGGCCAATGCCAATCAGCCCGATGGCTTTGATTGCCCCGGCTGTGCTTGGCCGGATAAGCCTAATACTCGTGTGCAATTTTGTGAGAACGGGGCCAAGGCCATTGGCCATGAGATTACATCTAAGCGAGTTGAGGTGGATTTTTTTGCAGAGCATACCGTCAGCGATTTGCAGCGATGGGATGATTATTCGCTGGAGCAGCAGGGCAGGCTGACCGCGCCAATGCGCTTTGATGCCGCAAGCGATCGCTACCTTCCGATTAGCTGGAATGATGCGTTTCAGTTGATTGCAAGGCATTTGAAAGAGATAAAGCCTGACGAGGCGCATTTTTATACCTCGGGGCGCACCGGCAATGAAACAGCGTTTTTATATCAACTCTTTGTGCGGCTTTATGGCACGAATAATATGCCCGATTGCTCGAATATGTGTCATGAGCCCAGCGGCTTTGCGCTTAATGCCAGCATTGGCGTGGGTAAGGGCACGGTAACGCTGGAAGACTTTGATCTTGCCGAAGCGATTTTTATTTTTGGGCAAAACCCCGGCACTAATCATCCGCGCATGCTGGGTACTTTGCATGAAGCAGCAGAGCGGGGCTGCAAGATTGTGGTGATTAATCCACTCAAAGAGCGTGGTTTGGTTTCATTTCAAGACCCGCAAAATCCGCTGCAAATGTTGCGTAACTCTGCTTCCCCCATTGCCTCGCTCTATGTACAGCCACAGCTGGGCGGCGATCTGGCGATTGCTAAGGCACTGCTTAAATCGGTGCTAGAGGCTGGCGCTGCCGATCAGGCTTTTATTACCGAGCATACCGAAGGCTATGAGGCGCTGGTGGCCGATATTGCTGCGACTTCCTGGGAAGATCTGGTCAGCCATAGCGGCTTAACGCTGGCCGAATTAAAGCAGCTTGGTGATGTGTATATCCAGAGCAAGGCGACGATTATTACCTGGGGTATGGGTATTACCCAGCATCAGCATGCGGTGGCGACCATCCAGATGCTCTGCAATGTGTTGCTGGTGAAAGGCAATATCGGCAAGCCCGGCGCAGGTGTTTGCCCAGTGCGCGGGCATTCTAATGTGCAGGGCGATCGCACCATGGGGATTAATGAGCGCCCCAGCGCGGCCTTTTTGCAGCAGTTAGGTAAGGCCTGTGGCTTTACGCCGCCATCCCAGCAAGGGCGCAATGTGGTGGAAAGCATAGCCGCAATGGAGTCTGGCGCTGGCAAGGTGTTTATCGCCATGGGGGGTAACTTTGCTGCTGCCACGCCGGATACTGAACGAACGCATGCGGCATTACGTAAGCAAAACCTGACGGTGCATATCACCACCACGCTGAATCGATCGCACCTTGTGCCGGGGCTGGATGCGCTGATTTTGCCTTGCTTGGGCCGCACTGAAATCGATCTGCAAAACGAGCAGCCGCAAAGCATTACGGTTGAAGATTCGATGAGTATGGTGCACCTGACGCACGGCATTAAAACGCCTGCGTCTCCGCATTTATTGTCCGAGCCAGAAATAGTGGCGCGTATGGCTGCCGCCACGCTGAGTAATAGCCCTATAGATTTTATGGCCTTGATTCAGGATTACGATTTAATCCGCGATTTAATCGCCGCCGCGATTCCAGGCTTTGCCGATTTTAATCAGCGGGTGCGCGTGCCTGGCGGGTTTTATCTGGGCAATACGGCAAGGGAGAGGCATTGGGTGGTGGGTAAGGCGCGTTTTAAAGTGCATGCTTTGCAAGCGTCTGTCCGTGATCAGCTACAGGGATTGACCACACATTCACTGCTGCTCCTTTCAACGATTCGCAGCCACGATCAGTACAACACTACGGTGTACCGCAGAAATGATCGCTATCGCGGCATTCAAAATGAGCGAAAAGTATTGTTTATCAATGCTGAGGACATGGCCGAGCTGGGCTTGCAGGCCGATCAGTATGTGAATATCGTTTCTGTGTGGTTTGACCGTGAGCGTCAGGTGAATGATTTTCGCCTGCAGCCTTTTGATACGCCGCGTGGTTGCCTGGCTGCGTATTTTCCGGAAACCAATCCGCTGGTGCCCTTGGATTACTACGCCGTTGGCGCAATGACGCCGGCCAGTAAAGCCTTAGTGGTTTATCTGCAAGCATGA